In Propionicimonas paludicola, a single window of DNA contains:
- a CDS encoding glycoside hydrolase family 65 protein, translating into MDATDQPAPGWTLDEAEFHASGQHHGETIFTIGNGQQCLRGGFEEGYPGERTAGFAHRLWDAVPVFGEELAALPRWWGVQLWAGEQPIRLDTGRIEDYRRSLDLRTGVLSRSYRWQGPDGAAAELSWQRFIDFSRPQLAVIRLTVRALTPLPLRAWAGLSAAVENSGLVHWAPVGQQVSGNRAELAVRTRTSGITLGCVAELSCRVPSGEVEGVGLEQTGEPTLEYRAELARGEELQLTKYVALVPEFEAEQPLVAARELAAQAVHFGWVGLRSSSDAAWAQVWEACDIEIDGDPEAQLAIRFALFQLNIAVPRFTDRASLGAKTLSGLGYRHHVFWDTEIFMLPVFSFTQPELAANLLRYRWHGLDGARRKAAEAGRRGAQFPWESAATGEEVTPRWIPDPDHPGRQVPVLSGDRELHVTADVGYAAWQYWQVTNDQQFLLDYGAELILDGAQFWASAAVAEPDGHYHLRQVIGPDEYHEVVDDNAFTNQLAAWHLHAAGALAAWLAEHQPQHWARLCAELGLDAAELAHWLEVAAGLYVPFEPESGLIEQFAGYFDLDELPEALLQPNRTVSWQRLLGFEEVQRTRAIKQPDVLMLAHLLPELFTAEQLRANQAFYDLRTDHEYGSSLGPAISSVVAARAGEIELAYVHFLRAARTDLADARGNADDGIHGAAAGGLWQAVVFGFAGFELTADGWRTRPRLPHTWRRLAINLTVRGRRERIEIPRP; encoded by the coding sequence ATGGACGCCACGGACCAGCCGGCACCCGGCTGGACGCTGGACGAGGCGGAGTTCCACGCGTCCGGGCAGCATCACGGCGAGACCATCTTCACCATCGGCAACGGTCAGCAGTGCCTGCGCGGCGGCTTCGAAGAGGGCTATCCGGGCGAGCGAACCGCCGGCTTCGCGCACCGACTGTGGGACGCGGTCCCGGTCTTCGGCGAGGAACTGGCCGCCCTGCCGCGATGGTGGGGAGTGCAGCTGTGGGCCGGGGAACAGCCGATCCGACTCGACACCGGCCGGATCGAGGACTACCGGCGCAGCCTGGACCTGCGCACCGGCGTGCTGTCTCGCAGCTACCGCTGGCAGGGACCGGACGGGGCCGCGGCCGAGCTGAGCTGGCAGCGGTTCATCGACTTCAGCCGTCCGCAGCTGGCCGTGATCCGGCTGACGGTGCGGGCGCTGACCCCGCTGCCGCTGCGCGCTTGGGCCGGATTGTCGGCGGCCGTGGAGAACTCCGGTCTGGTCCACTGGGCGCCGGTCGGGCAGCAGGTGAGCGGCAACCGGGCCGAGCTGGCCGTCCGCACCCGAACAAGCGGCATCACCCTGGGCTGCGTGGCCGAGCTGAGCTGTCGGGTGCCGTCCGGCGAGGTCGAGGGAGTCGGCCTGGAGCAGACCGGTGAGCCGACCCTCGAGTACCGCGCCGAGCTGGCACGTGGTGAGGAGTTGCAGCTGACCAAGTACGTGGCGCTGGTGCCCGAGTTCGAGGCCGAGCAGCCGCTGGTCGCCGCGCGGGAGCTTGCCGCTCAGGCCGTCCACTTCGGTTGGGTCGGGCTGCGTTCATCCAGCGATGCCGCCTGGGCCCAGGTCTGGGAGGCCTGCGACATCGAGATCGACGGCGATCCGGAGGCCCAGCTGGCAATCCGGTTCGCGCTCTTCCAGTTGAACATCGCGGTACCCCGGTTCACCGACCGGGCCAGCCTGGGCGCCAAGACGCTCAGCGGCCTGGGCTATCGGCATCACGTCTTCTGGGACACCGAGATCTTCATGCTGCCGGTGTTCAGCTTCACTCAGCCCGAGCTGGCCGCGAACCTGCTGCGCTACCGCTGGCACGGGCTGGACGGGGCCCGGCGCAAGGCGGCCGAGGCCGGACGCCGCGGCGCCCAGTTCCCGTGGGAGTCGGCGGCCACCGGCGAGGAGGTCACGCCGCGCTGGATTCCCGATCCCGACCACCCCGGACGCCAGGTGCCGGTGCTCAGCGGCGACCGGGAGCTGCACGTCACCGCCGATGTCGGCTATGCGGCCTGGCAGTACTGGCAGGTCACCAACGACCAGCAGTTCCTGCTCGACTACGGCGCCGAACTGATCCTCGACGGTGCCCAGTTCTGGGCTTCGGCCGCGGTGGCCGAGCCGGACGGGCACTACCACCTGCGGCAGGTGATCGGGCCGGACGAGTACCACGAAGTCGTCGATGACAACGCCTTCACCAACCAGCTGGCGGCCTGGCATCTGCACGCGGCCGGGGCTCTGGCGGCCTGGCTGGCCGAGCATCAGCCCCAGCACTGGGCCCGGCTGTGCGCCGAGCTCGGCCTGGACGCCGCCGAACTCGCCCACTGGCTCGAGGTGGCCGCCGGCCTGTACGTCCCGTTCGAACCGGAGAGTGGGCTGATCGAGCAGTTCGCCGGCTACTTCGACCTCGACGAGCTCCCCGAGGCGCTGCTCCAGCCCAACCGGACGGTGTCGTGGCAGCGGCTGCTCGGCTTCGAGGAGGTGCAGCGGACCCGCGCCATCAAGCAGCCGGACGTGCTGATGCTGGCCCACCTGCTGCCCGAGCTGTTCACCGCCGAGCAACTAAGAGCCAACCAGGCCTTCTACGATCTGCGCACCGACCACGAGTACGGCTCCAGCCTCGGTCCGGCGATCAGTTCGGTGGTGGCGGCCCGGGCCGGGGAGATCGAGTTGGCCTACGTCCACTTCCTCCGGGCCGCCCGGACGGATCTGGCCGATGCCCGCGGCAATGCCGACGACGGGATCCACGGGGCGGCGGCCGGCGGCCTGTGGCAGGCCGTGGTGTTCGGCTTCGCCGGCTTCGAGCTGACCGCCGACGGCTGGCGGACGCGTCCGCGGCTACCCCACACGTGGCGTCGGCTGGCCATCAACCTGACCGTCCGCGGCCGTCGGGAGCGGATCGAGATCCCGCGTCCCTAG
- the tadA gene encoding tRNA adenosine(34) deaminase TadA → MAQALELAAAAPVHGDVPVGAVVLDASGALIASGVNERELTGDPTAHAEVVALRRAADAVGSWRLDGCTLVVTLEPCTMCAGAIVASRVERLVFGAFDEKAGAVSSLWDVIRDPRLNHRVEVVAGIDAEASSRLLRDFFDAHR, encoded by the coding sequence ATGGCGCAGGCGCTGGAGTTGGCCGCTGCAGCGCCGGTTCATGGCGACGTCCCGGTCGGTGCCGTGGTGCTGGACGCCTCCGGTGCGCTGATCGCGTCCGGGGTCAATGAGCGGGAGCTGACCGGCGACCCGACCGCACATGCCGAGGTGGTCGCGTTGCGTCGGGCGGCGGACGCCGTGGGCAGTTGGCGACTGGACGGCTGCACCCTGGTGGTGACCTTGGAACCGTGCACGATGTGTGCCGGCGCCATCGTCGCGTCCCGGGTGGAACGCCTGGTGTTCGGTGCTTTCGACGAGAAGGCCGGTGCGGTGTCGTCCCTGTGGGACGTGATCCGCGACCCGCGGCTGAACCATCGGGTCGAGGTGGTCGCCGGGATCGACGCAGAGGCCAGCAGCCGACTGCTGCGCGACTTCTTCGACGCTCACCGCTGA